In Henckelia pumila isolate YLH828 unplaced genomic scaffold, ASM3356847v2 CTG_80:::fragment_1, whole genome shotgun sequence, one genomic interval encodes:
- the LOC140873685 gene encoding uncharacterized protein At2g29880-like, translated as MGDSQAKYNVWTAEESNELLKIMVDAAMRGWRDKNGVFSKKTVETKILPALNDKLGCGKTMTQYQSRLKWFKQRYASYSKLMRHNSGFGWDPVTKKFTANDEVWDDYFKSHPRHEYYRTDTFEDYEELRIVVGNGTATGKHSNGSGDDNESRTVEIEENRGTSLLDDYVYDHNTGEYFVQGDRQESSYQPPFLEDSVSPLPSHPISLEVPPTSKKRDRTDFEGKSTTCKSINPNVMHEFSHSLEKVVSKIESIGNAGDTCWDAIKEVPNLDNRTRYKVLDLLNTRSKKMDFIKMTVEERSGWIEYKLEE; from the exons ATGGGAGATTCTCAAGCAAAATATAATGTGTGGACCGCCGAAGAGAGCAATGAATTGCTAAAAATCATGGTTGATGCTGCCATGCGAGGATGGCGCGATAAGAATGGAGTATTTAGCAAAAAAACCGTAGAAACAAAAATACTTCCTGCATTGAATGACAAGCTTGGGTGTGGAAAAACTATGACACAATATCAAAGTCGTTTGAAGTGGTTCAAACAAAGATACGCTAGTTATTCTAAGCTTATGCGTCATAACTCTGGTTTTGGATGGGACCCTGTGACAAAAAAATTCACGGCTAATGATGAAGTATGGGATGATTATTTCAAG TCTCATCCTAGACATGAATACTATCGGACAGACACTTTTGAGGATTATGaagaattgagaattgttgttggCAATGGCACTGCTACAGGAAAACACTCAAATGGATCAGGAGATGACAATGAATCAAGAACAGTTGAGATAGAAGAAAATAGGGGAACTAGTTTATTAGATGATTATGTGTATGATCACAATACTGGTGAATATTTCGTGCAAGGCGACAGACAAGAATCTTCATATCAGCCTCCATTTCTCGAGGACTCTGTTTCACCATTACCTTCTCATCCCATAAGTTTAGAGGTTCCACCAACAAGTAAGAAACGAGATAGGACTGATTTTGAAGGAAAATCAACCACATGCAAGAGTATTAACCCAAATGTTATGCACGAGTTCTCCCACAGTCTTGAGAAGGTAGTTTCTAAGATAGAATCAATAGGAAATGCAGGTGACACTTGTTGGGATGCTATCAAGGAGGTCCCAAATTTGGATAATCGTACTCGATACAAGGTTCTTGATTTACTTAATACCAGATCAAAAAAGATGGATTTCATAAAAATGACAGTTGAAGAGCGTTCGGGATGGATAGAGTATAAATTGGAAGAATAA
- the LOC140873791 gene encoding trehalase has translation MSSAMIKGWKTCENCKDSGLGPVIPTTPLITFLERLQETAFKIHGQPKEFDPKPYVDLSLKKDLRVTVEAFEKLPRNENGSVTVKELNSFVEEYLNSDSDEGLMHVKPADFVAEPEEFLLKVENMEMRAWALEVHSLWKNLSKKVSGRVFERPDFYTLLPLRNPVVVPGSRFREVYYWDSYWVIRGLLASKMNDTARGIIYNLISLIEEYGYVPNGARAYYTNRSQPPLLSSMVMDVYDRTRDYELVVKSLPALLKEHEFWNSGMHKVMIQDAEGSSHALCRYYAMWDQPRPESSTIDRETASKLSNSCERTRLYRELASAAESGWDFSTRWMRNEFDLTTLATTSIIPVDLNAFILKMELDVSSLAHITGNARTAAHFRDAAEARKKAINSILWNAEMGQWLDYWLSDSMYIESQDIYVWNASNQNKKVFASNFIPLWVQPFNSDVKIVDEVVQSLQSSGLIYPAGIATSLTKSGQQWDFPNGWAPLQHMIAEGLVRSCSKEAKFVAEDIAVKWIRTNYVAFKRTGTMHEKYDVQKCGDFGGGGEYAPQTGFGWSNGVALAFLEEFGWPEHRKLDFP, from the exons ATGAGCAGCGCCATGATCAAGGGATGGAAAACATGCGAAAACTGTAAAGATTCGGGCTTGGGCCCGGTAATTCCCACGACTCCATTGATCACTTTTCTTGAACGGCTCCAAGAAACTGCATTCAAGATTCATGGGCAGCCAAAGGAATTTGACCCGAAACCCTACGTCGATCTGTCGCTGAAGAAGGATCTCCGTGTCACCGTAGAAGCTTTCGAAAAGCTTCCAAGAAATGAGAATGGTTCGGTGACAGTTAAAGAATTGAATAGTTTCGTGGAGGAATATTTGAACAGTGACTCAGATGAGGGTTTGATGCATGTGAAGCCGGCGGATTTCGTGGCGGAACCAGAAGAGTTCTTGCTCAAAGTGGAGAACATGGAGATGAGGGCGTGGGCTTTGGAAGTGCATTCTCTTTGGAAGAATCTGAGCAAGAAAGTTTCGGGTCGGGTTTTCGAAAGACCCGATTTTTATACTTTGCTGCCTCTCAGAAACCCGGTTGTGGTACCCGGATCACGGTTTAGGGAGGTTTATTACTGGGATTCTTATTGGGTTATAAG AGGCTTGTTAGCGAGTAAAATGAATGATACAGCAAGAGGAATTATCTATAATCTTATTTCACTCATCGAGGAATACGGCTATGTTCCGAATGGAGCAAGGGCCTATTACACTAATAGGAG CCAACCTCCTCTCCTGAGTTCCATGGTTATGGATGTGTACGATCGGACACGTGACTACGAGTTGGTGGTAAAATCCCTTCCGGCATTGCTCAAGGAGCATGAGTTTTGGAATTCGG GGATGCATAAGGTGATGATACAAGATGCAGAAGGTTCAAGCCACGCATTATGTCGGTATTATGCAATGTGGGATCAACCAAGGCCTGAGTCATCGACCATT GATAGGGAAACGGCTTCCAAGCTTTCAAATAGTTGCGAGAGAACACGACTTTATCGTGAATTGGCATCAGCCGCAGAATCTGGTTGGGACTTCAGCACTAGATGGATGAG GAATGAATTTGATCTCACAACATTGGCCACGACATCAATCATACCAGTGGATTTGAATGCATTCATTCTCAAG ATGGAACTTGACGTATCATCTTTGGCACATATTACTGGGAATGCTAGAACAGCTGCACACTTTAGAGATGCGGCTGAGGCTAGAAAAAAGGCTATAAATTCCATTTTGTGGAATGCAGAGATGGGACAATGGCTCGATTATTGGTTGAGTGATTCGATGTACATAGAATCACAG GACATTTACGTATGGAATGCTTCAAATCAGAATAAGAAAGTGTTTGCCTCAAACTTCATTCCCTTGTGGGTACAGCCATTCAATTCAG ATGTTAAGATTGTGGACGAAGTAGTACAAAGTCTGCAAAGTTCAGGGCTCATCTATCCAGCTGGGATCGCGACTTCTTTGACAAAATCAGGACAACAATG GGATTTTCCGAATGGCTGGGCGCCTCTTCAACACATGATAGCTGAAGGGCTTGTGAGGTCTTGTTCTAAAGAAGCAAAATTTGTTGCTGAAGATATTGCAGTGAAATGGATTAGAACAAACTACGTAGCTTTCAAGAGAACAGGAACAATGCATGAGAAATATGATGTACAAAAATGTGGAGACTTCGGAGGTGGCGGTGAATATGCACCCCAA ACTGGTTTTGGGTGGTCGAATGGAGTTGCTTTAGCTTTCTTGGAGGAGTTTGGATGGCCCGAACACCGAAAACTCGACTTCCCCTGA